The region CTCGACCCTGCCAAAGCCGCCGGTGCCCAGCACCACGCGCTGGccctgctgctctccctcctCGTAGCACacgggcagcagctcctccagccgcAGCGGTGCCGGGGGCGGCCGCAGGCTCGGGGACCCGCAGCCCCTGCAGTGGGGACCGTGGCCCTGCAGCACACACCCCTGCGCCGCGGGCTGCCGGGCCCAGGAGCCcccgctgctccccagggaCGGCGCTGGTCAGACTCCGGGGACCTCCCAGCACCAGGCTGGACCCCAGTGCTGCCAAACTGGGCAACAGGGACACTGCAGCCCCCAGTGACCGCAGGGACCCTGTGGCCTCGTCCCCCATCCCCGGCTCCaatcccatccctgtccccgtcCGCACTGACCTCCCGGGATCCTCTGGAGCTGGTGTCTCAGTCTCAGGCGTGTTTCTGGGGTGGGAAGGAGCCAGAGCGGGGTGGGGGGCAGTGGGGCAGCCCCACTCCACCCCGGGCACCCACActgccctgtccccacagccccttccACCTGACACCCCAGGGACGGGCGCAGGGTgcagggacagtggggacacagaCCTATGTGTGACCCACAGACAGCCAGGACCATCGCCCCTGACCCCCTGCACCCATCAGCCTGGGGCCCCTCCCCACAGAGCCCCCAGCCATGgccacccccatgtccctcatCCCCTGTGACCCCCAGCAGTGgccacccccatgtccctcatCCCCTGTGACCCCCATCCCCTGCCCCATCACCAGCAGGACCCAAGTTGCCCGTCTGAAGCAGGGCCCCCCCACGCTGGGGGTCTcctctggggctgggggctccccATGGAGCCCAGCACTGCATGGGGGTCCCCAAGgggtgggggtcccgggggcCACATCACTCACGGCTCCGAGCACTGTGGGGGGCAGAAGGGGCTGATCTCGAGGAAATCTCTGTGGCAGaggaggggtcagtgggaggggtcctggctgtgccctgaCAGGCGTcagtggggggacatggggacacccactCCTTGGCCACAGTGATGCAGGTGACGTGTCCCTGGGCCTGGCACGATGCCGTCCGGCGGGTGTTCCTGCGCAGAGCAGGGGTCACCGGGGAGAAACGGGCTGGGGGGCATGGGGGGCAAGAGCCGGGTGTGCGCAGGGAGCCGGTGCTGGTGAGCGGGGCCGCGCCCCGTCCTGGTCACCGGGAGTGTCCCGGGGACGccacaggcagtgggaaggGTATCACTGCAGGGGGTGGTGTCACCACTGGGGGTGTTACCGCGGGGGGCGCGTTACCCCAGcgggtgtccccacagcccgggtgctgctggggagttACAGGGGGTGCGGGGCAGGCGGGCACGTACCGCAGCAGCGAGAGCTCCCCGAAGTGCTGTCCGGGCCCCAGGACGCGGATGGGCCGCTCCCGCCCGCCCTCCCGCCGGCTCACCCGCACCTGCGGCACCGGGACGGGTCAGGCCGGGCCGGCCCCGCCGGGGCCCGCGCGGGGTCCCGCACCCACCTCGCCCTTCAGGATGATGTAGAAGTTTTCCCCCTCGTCCCCTTCGCGGATGATGACCTGGCCGGGCTCGAAGCTGCACTGCGGAGggatggggagggcaggggacaGCCGGGGGGACAGTCCCCCTTCCCCGCAGGTCCCAGTCCTGCCATCCCAGGCACGTCCCCGTAGCCCCCGCGCTGCACCCCCGGCCCCCCACGGGCCGCGGCCCCACGGGGGCAAGTCCCAGGCCCCGGGACCCCACCCGCTGGGGACCCCACTTCTCGGGTGCCCACCCACCTCCTCCATGGCGTCCAGCAGCTTGCAGAGCTGGCTGTCCGAGAGCTCCCGCAGCCAGGGCACTCTGCGGGCGAGACAGCCGGCTGGGCTCCCGCACCCTGCCCgtgtcctgcctgcaccctgcccgtgtcctgcctgcaccctgcctgcaccccggATCCCAGCACAGCcggtgggcagggctggggaaggggatggagaaacaggggctggggaaggacaGGGATTGGGAATGAAGATGGAGATGggaatggggatggggatgagaacagggatggggatgagaACAGGGATGCAGCTGAGATCAGATGATATGCGATGGTGATGAGgacaaggctgggacagggaaGGGACTCTGCAGGCGAGGGCTGGCAGGAGGGGCCAGCACCCACCCCAAGGGGCCGGGGCGCAGGGCCCAGGGGTGGCGGGTGCTGGTGGGCGCTGGGCCGCACTCACGTCCGCAGGGAGCTCAGGATCTCGGCCCGTCTCTGCTTGGCATTGCTGGTGGCGATGGCCCGGTACCGCTGCCGGTCGATGGCCCAGAGGCGCACGGGGCCAAGCGCTGCGGCGGAGCAGGGGCAGGGCCGTCAGGGGGCTGCGGTGACAGGGGGCCcgcagggcagggctgtgctcaCCCTGCACGGTGGCGGTGCGCTTGCAGTGGTACAGGATGGCCAGCTCCCCAAACACGTCACCCGGGCCCAGTGTGCGCAGCTGCCGGCCCCGCTGGGTCACCCTGAGCTGCCCCTCTGCAGAGACACGGCCCGCAGCCTCGCGCACGCACAcgtgcacacacgtgcacacacgtgcacaccTGGGACTGCCCAGCCTCTCACGTGCACCCTGCACGTGGGTGGTGCGTGTTCCGCTGTGGATGCACACACAGCACATGCGTGTGCGCAGACGCACAGGCacacactgcagagcagctcacCCTGCTGCACACCCGTGTGCGCACAGGCGCCTGCGCACGTGTGACCCGGCCCACGTCACCCCCACGTGTGCCAGTGCCGCGCTCTCACCTGCCACGATGTACATGGCGGTGCCCTCGGTGCCCTCGGCCAGCACGGTGTCACCGGGGCCGTGCCAGACCGGGGTGAAGCTCTGGGCCAGCGCCTCGGGGCAGCCCTCGCCCAGGCGCCGCAGGAAATCACTGCGGCCCACGGCCTCTGCAATCAGGCTGAggtccctggggacatggggacacgggcagggcagctccggACTCCCGGGCCCTGGCGCCCTGGTCCCTGCTGGCTACCTGTGTGACTTGGGGCTGTTGGGCACACAGAGGGCGGCATCGCTGGCGAGGGGCTCGGGGAAGATGGCCGGTGCCCGGCTGTGCCACTGGTCGGGGGGACGCTCCGGCGCCTCCTCCCGTGCCACGCTCCGCAGGAAGGTCCTTTCCTCCTGCAGCCgcagctcccgcagccgctCGTCCATCCCCGTGCCTGGGGTGCCGGGCAGGGACCAGCGCGGTGTCACCTGCCGCGGCACCAGCCCCCAACCCGGGGGCACGGGGTGCAGCTTCCCACGGCACAACCAGCTCAGCATGGCActgccagcctgggctctgcactGCCCAGCACAGGTGGCCATGGCACGGTGTGGCACAGGTGGCCGTGGCACGGCACGGCGCAGGTGGCTGTGGCACAGCACAGGTGGCCatggcacagcacggcacaggTGGCCATGGCACGGCATGGTTGGGCACAGCACGGTGCAGGTGGCCATGGCATGGTCAGGGACACCAGGACCTCGTTGTGCCACGCACTCAGTGCCGCTGTACCCAAGCTCCTCGGTCCTGGCAGCACCAGGACAGCGCAGGCACAGCCCCGGTGCAGGCGGGAGGAGTCCCCAGGTGGGGGCCCAGCCCCACGCAGCCCCGGCAGGGTCTGTCCCGCCGCGGCCCCACGGCGTGGTGGGTGTGGGCTCCCACGGGCGCCGTGCCTGGGCGCTCCCTGCCCTGTGCAAAGGTTGTGCCACCACACCAGCACGAGGGAGCCTGGAGGGGCCCCGGCGCAGCCTCCGGCACAGCATGAGGACACAGTGACCTGTCCCGTCCACCCACCACCccgggctgtggctgctgcgggtGCCCGGGGACTCAGCCCCACTCCTCATCCCGCACCCGGACACTTACCTGTGCCACCGCTCCGGCTCCTGCGCCGTCCCCTCCCACCCGCGCTGCCACCGCAGCCCAGTGACACATTAACCTGCCCGGCAGCTCCCGCCCAGCCCGTGTCAACCCACACCTGCGCCCGCTCGATCTGCACCCTGCACCCCGACCTGCACCTAAACCCGCACCCTGACCTGCACCTAGACCCGCTCCCCGACCTGTACCTAGACCCGCACCCCGACCTGCACCTAAACCCGCACCCCGACCTGCACCTAGACCCGCACCCCGACCTGCACCTAGACCCGCACCCCGACCTGCACCTAGACCCGCACCCCGACCTGTACCTAGACCCGCACCCCGACCTGCACCTAAACCCGCACCCTGACCTGCACCTAAACCCGCACCCCGACCTGCACCtaaacctgcaccccaacctGTACCTAAACCCGCACCCCAACCTGCACCtaaacctgcaccccaacctGCACCTAAACCCGCACCCCGACCTGCACCtaaacctgcaccccaacctGCACCtaaacctgcaccccaacctGCACCTAAACCCGCACCCTGACCTGCACCTAAACCCGCACCCTGACCTGCACCTAAACCTGCACCCTGACCTGCACCTAAACCTGCACCTAAACCCGCACCTAAACCTGCACCTAAACCTGCACCTAAACCCGCACCTAAACCTGCACCTAAACCGGCACCTAAACCTGCACCTAAACCGGCACCCCGACCTGCACGCTGACCTACACCTAAACCCGCACCCCAATGTGCACCCCGCAGTGACAGTTCCTTCCGGGCTCCCCCGTGGTGACGGGACACGGGCCCTCCACCGCGGGTCGACCCCCCCGGTCTCCCCCCGCCGCGGCCCCACGCTCGGGACCCGCGGGGGGCCCGGCCTCGGGAGTGAGCGCGGGGAGTGCGGGAGGTGTGCCCGGGGGGTGTGCGTGGGGGCTGTACACAGGGGGTGTGCAAGGGGGGTGTGCACGGGAGGGTGTGCACGGGGTGTATGCCCGGGGGGTGTGCGCGGGGGGTTTGCACGGGATGTGTGCACGGTGGGTGTGCAAGGGGGGCGTGCACGGGAGTGTGCTCGGGGGCTGTACACAGGGGGTGTGCTCGGGGGCTGTACACGGGGGGTATGCCCGGGGGGTGTGCACGGGAGGGTGCTCGGGGGCTGTACACGGGGGCTGTGCCCGAGGGGTGTGCTCGGGGGCTGTACACGGGGGCTGTACACGGGGGCTGTACACGGGGGCTGTGCACGGGGGGTGTGCGCAGGGGGTGTGCACGGGAGGGTGCTCGGGGGCTGTACACGGGGGCTGTGCACGGGGGGTGTGCGCGGGGGCTGTGCACGGGAGTGTGCTCGGGGGCTGTGCACGGGGGGTGTGCACGGGAGTGTGCTCGGGGGCTGTACACAGGGGGTGTGCTCGGGGGCTGTACACGGGGGGTGTGCCCGGGGGGTGTGCGCGGGGGCTGTACACGGGGGCTGTACACGGGGGGTGTGCCCGGGGGGTGTGCGCGGGGGCTGTACACGGGGGCTGTACACGGGGGCTGTGCGCGGGGGGTGTGCACGGGCGCGTGCTCGGTGTGCGCACGGGGCTGCACGGGGCTGTGCCCGGGCTGTGCCACCGCGCGTACCCCGCGGTAACCGCGTCCGGTGCCCGGGAGCGCGTGCCGCCACGCACGCTCCGCACGAGGCTTCCGCGCGTGCGCGCGGTGCGGCGAGAGGGCGGGGCCCGGAGGGTGGGGCCGCGCCCTTCCCCGCCCCGCTCGCGGACTCTGATTGGCCGCGTTCTGGGGGGCGTGGctggggcggggcgggcggtggCGGTGCCGAGAGGAGCTCGTCCAGCATGGCAGCGGCCGCCCGGCGGGACCCCGGAGCCCCCGGCGGGGAGAAGCGGATCATGTGCGTGGGGCTGGTGTGTCTGGACATCATCAGCGTGGTGGAGGCGTTCCCGGCCGAGGACTCGGACACCAGGTaccgcggccgggccgggcactCCTGGTGCTGGTCCCGGTCCCAGCGCCCACGTCCCGCGCGTTGCAGGTGCGTGTCGCAGCGGTGGCAGCGCGGCGGGAACGCCTCCAACTCCTGCACGGTGCTGGCGCTGCTGGGAGCCCCCTGCGCCTTCATGGGCTCGCTGGCCCCCGGACACGCCGCCGAGTAAGTGGGGCGCGGTGGGGCTGCCGGTGGGGTCCCAGGGCCGCCCCCCTGACGCTCCCTCCGGCCACTCCGCGTCTTTCCTGCCGGCAGCTTCGTCCTGGACGACCTGCGGCGCTACGGGGTGGACGTGGGGCACACGGTGCCGCAGCCCGGCGGTTCCCTGCCCACCTCTGTCGTCATCGCCAGCACCAGCCGCGGCACCCGCACCATCTTGCACGCCCACGGGTGCGTGGCGCCCCTCACCCTGCTCTCTGTCCCCCAAGTTTCATTACGGCGGATTTCCAGCGCCGTGGCGTGGATGTGACGCATGTGGCCTGGCAGCCCTGTGGGGACGTGCCCTGCGCTTGCTGCATTGTCAGTGCCGCCAGCGGCTCCCGGACCATCGTGCTCTATGACACGTAAGGGCATCAGCCCCGGCCCAATTGCCCGGTGGGCAGCGCTCGGCCGGGCCGGCTCGGGGCTGTGGCCCCATCTCTGCCTTTGCCCTGGCTG is a window of Columba livia isolate bColLiv1 breed racing homer chromosome 3, bColLiv1.pat.W.v2, whole genome shotgun sequence DNA encoding:
- the LOC110355734 gene encoding cGMP-dependent protein kinase 1-like, producing the protein MRSGAESPGTRSSHSPGWWVDGTGHCVLMLCRRLRRGPSRLPRAGVVAQPLHRAGSAQARRPWEPTPTTPWGRGGTDPAGAAWGWAPTWGLLPPAPGLCLRCPGAARTEELGYSGTECVAQRGPGVPDHAMATCTVLCPTMPCHGHLCRAVPWPPVLCHSHLRRAVPRPPVPHRAMATCAGQCRAQAGSAMLSWLCRGKLHPVPPGWGLVPRQVTPRWSLPGTPGTGMDERLRELRLQEERTFLRSVAREEAPERPPDQWHSRAPAIFPEPLASDAALCVPNSPKSHRDLSLIAEAVGRSDFLRRLGEGCPEALAQSFTPVWHGPGDTVLAEGTEGTAMYIVAEGQLRVTQRGRQLRTLGPGDVFGELAILYHCKRTATVQALGPVRLWAIDRQRYRAIATSNAKQRRAEILSSLRTVPWLRELSDSQLCKLLDAMEECSFEPGQVIIREGDEGENFYIILKGEVRVSRREGGRERPIRVLGPGQHFGELSLLRNTRRTASCQAQGHVTCITVAKEDFLEISPFCPPQCSEPNTPETETPAPEDPGRGCGSPSLRPPPAPLRLEELLPVCYEEGEQQGQRVVLGTGGFGRVELVRCRERLFALKRIRKDWVVRTRQQEHVRTERRVLAGSSSPFVVGFFGTFRDRQYVYLLLEFCQGGELWTKLREMRCFEEPLAVFCCACVVEGLEYLHGRGIVYRDLKPENLMLDQRGYVKLVDFGFAKELGRGEKTFSFCGTPEYLAPEVLRQEGHDFAVDFWMLGILTFELLVGRPPFHSADPQQIYSRILDGIFSFPAFLGEAACSLIGKLCRRRPGQRLGNTASGIRGIKKHRWFGALKWRKLSLRQLEAPTLRLVKEGPPYINFKRFSVDWEPAEDEFSGWDEDF